One region of Brachyhypopomus gauderio isolate BG-103 chromosome 9, BGAUD_0.2, whole genome shotgun sequence genomic DNA includes:
- the LOC143522502 gene encoding cytochrome c oxidase subunit 8A, mitochondrial — MLVCLSRARQPRSLNLARVILQRKRSSIYSKPPKSKIGPGQSFFIMSLFAFALLTPAGWILHHIPEYRKRRQPPTT, encoded by the exons ATGCTGGTGTGTCTAAGTCGGGCCCGGCAGCCCAGGAGTTTAAACTTGGCCAGGGTCATTCTGCAGAGAAAAAGGTCCAGCATCTACAGCAAACCACCCAAGAGCAAGATTGGACCAGGG CAAAGTTTCTTCATTATGTCACTCTTTGCGTTTGCTCTCCTGACACCTGCCGGCtggatcctccatcatatcccAGAGTACAGGAAGAGGCGTCAGCCCCCAACCACCTGA